AAGCGCAGGATGCCCACGTACACCCTCTCCGGAGGCGAGAAACAGCGGTTGGCGGTGGCGGGGGCGCTCGCCATGGACTGCCCCTGCCTGGTGCTGGACGAGCCTACCGCGATGCTCGACCCCCAGGGGCGAAGCGAGCTCCTGGCGATACTGCGCTCCCTTCATGAAGGGGGGAAGACCATTGTCTCCATCACTCACAGGCTCGAGGAGATCCTCTACTGCGACTGGACGGTCGTCCTCGTCGAGGGGCGCATCGCATGGGAGGGCACTGTCCCGGACCTTCTGCGCCGCAGCGATTCCTTCAGGGAGTGGGGGCTCGACGTCCCCCCGCTCATGGCCCTGTGGAGGGCCCTCGGGTCCGAGACGACGCTCGACCTGCCGGAGACGCCGACCCTCGAAGGGATGACGGCGGTGCTATGTCGATAAGAGTCGAGGAGCTATCTCACACCTACCATCCCGGTACCCCGCTGGAGGTGCTGGCCCTGGACAGGGTCTCGATGGATTGCGGGCGAGGCGAGTGGATTTCCGTGGTTGGACACACCGGCAGCGGCAAGTCCACGCTCGCCCAGCACCTCAACGGCATACTCTACCCGGAGGCGGGAAAGGTCTCGGTCGACGGCATAGACGTCGTGGAGAAGAGCAAGAGGATGTGCGAGGTCAGGCGGGCGGTGGGGCTGGTCTTCCAGTACCCGGAGCAGCAGCTCTTCGCCGAGGACGTCCTGGAGGAGCTCATGTTCGCCCCTCTTAACTGGGGCTTCCCCGATGAGAAATCGGCCGAGCTCGCGTCCTCCTCCCTCGCCCTTGTCGGGCTCGACGACAGCTACCTGAAAAGGAGCCCCTTCCATCTCTCCGGGGGAGAGAGGAGAAAGGTCGCCATCGCGTCGGTGCTGGCGGGAGAGCCATCCTACCTCGTCCTCGACGAGCCGACCGCCGGGCTGGACTCATGGTCGCGGAGGGAGCTGGTCGCGCTGC
The genomic region above belongs to Synergistaceae bacterium and contains:
- a CDS encoding ATP-binding cassette domain-containing protein; translated protein: MKNGVRKVCELRDVTYIYPPGASGQASGRPALSGVTLQVREGEWLALIGSNGSGKSTLAKHLNALLVPTQGDCTVFGMSTKDPNNVYAIRSSVAMVFQNPDNQIVGSVVEEDAAFGPENQGLPPEQIEKRVENALLSAGLLAKRRMPTYTLSGGEKQRLAVAGALAMDCPCLVLDEPTAMLDPQGRSELLAILRSLHEGGKTIVSITHRLEEILYCDWTVVLVEGRIAWEGTVPDLLRRSDSFREWGLDVPPLMALWRALGSETTLDLPETPTLEGMTAVLCR
- a CDS encoding energy-coupling factor transporter ATPase, giving the protein MSIRVEELSHTYHPGTPLEVLALDRVSMDCGRGEWISVVGHTGSGKSTLAQHLNGILYPEAGKVSVDGIDVVEKSKRMCEVRRAVGLVFQYPEQQLFAEDVLEELMFAPLNWGFPDEKSAELASSSLALVGLDDSYLKRSPFHLSGGERRKVAIASVLAGEPSYLVLDEPTAGLDSWSRRELVALLCRLRRGGMGIVLVTHDLDIALQYSDSMVVLDRGRCAARGTPEAVMEFLRWNPVPGLRLPEIAALSARLREADPSAPLTSDWKTLKKWIVKNERRRSSAREAEA